A single Nomia melanderi isolate GNS246 chromosome 13, iyNomMela1, whole genome shotgun sequence DNA region contains:
- the Paip2 gene encoding polyA-binding protein interacting protein 2 isoform X2, which yields MNCVNRVFYRKSSEDALLKDIFGMQTELPSFGSGSDCSSDTDITVYMDYQSEPETNTPEIENNDFSEYLWMENEEAFDEEVIQRLTEEELMEECEKAVSEDEKRNVKFTRLLERLNLVDSDETREQGDRIVLTDDNETWLQFDRLQLTEDNEIWEQLDRLDLRDYNGIAQQLDRLDLYNETGQQPDRANLSESNETWQVIDRLLLTNRNKTWQAEIAGQSTLNPNAAEFVPAFKSAVTSVSTPPEVTTESS from the exons ATGAACTGCGTAAATCGTGTTTTCTATCGCAAGTCATCCGAAGACGCGCTGTTAAAAG ACATATTTGGAATGCAAACGGAACTACCAAGTTTTGGTTCTGGGAGTGATTGTTCAAGCGACACGGATATTACAGTATACATGGATTACCAGTCGGAGCCAGAAACGAACACACCAGAAATAGAGAACAATGATTTTTCGGAATATCTGTGGATGGAAAATGAAGAAGCATTCGACGAAGAG GTAATTCAACGATTAACGGAAGAGGAATTAATGGAGGAATGTGAAAAAGCAGTGTCTGAGGATGAGAAGCGTAATGTTAAATTCACGCGTCTACTTGAACGTCTGAACCTGGTGGATTCTGATGAAACTAGGGAGCAAGGTGATCGTATAGTGCTGACAGATGATAATGAAACTTGGCTACAATTTGATCGTCTACAACTAACAGAGGATAATGAAATTTGGGAACAACTTGATCGTCTAGATTTGAGAGATTATAATGGAATTGCACAACAACTTGATCGTCTAGATTTGTACAATGAAACTGGACAACAACCTGATCGTGCAAATTTGTCAGAGAGTAATGAAACTTGGCAAGTCATTGACCGTCTACTTTTGACAAATCGTAATAAAACTTGGCAGGCTGAAATTGCTGGACAA agTACACTAAATCCAAATGCAGCTGAATTTGTACCAGCATTTAAGTCAGCGGTAACATCTGTAAGTACACCACCAGAAGTTACTACGGAATCATCATAG
- the Paip2 gene encoding polyA-binding protein interacting protein 2 isoform X1, translating to MRKRSDRVFKSFVYEFPSNRMVQDIFGMQTELPSFGSGSDCSSDTDITVYMDYQSEPETNTPEIENNDFSEYLWMENEEAFDEEVIQRLTEEELMEECEKAVSEDEKRNVKFTRLLERLNLVDSDETREQGDRIVLTDDNETWLQFDRLQLTEDNEIWEQLDRLDLRDYNGIAQQLDRLDLYNETGQQPDRANLSESNETWQVIDRLLLTNRNKTWQAEIAGQSTLNPNAAEFVPAFKSAVTSVSTPPEVTTESS from the exons ATGCGTAAACGAAGCGACCGTGTATTTAAAAGTTTCGTTTACGAGTTTCCTTCGAACAGAATGGTTCAAG ACATATTTGGAATGCAAACGGAACTACCAAGTTTTGGTTCTGGGAGTGATTGTTCAAGCGACACGGATATTACAGTATACATGGATTACCAGTCGGAGCCAGAAACGAACACACCAGAAATAGAGAACAATGATTTTTCGGAATATCTGTGGATGGAAAATGAAGAAGCATTCGACGAAGAG GTAATTCAACGATTAACGGAAGAGGAATTAATGGAGGAATGTGAAAAAGCAGTGTCTGAGGATGAGAAGCGTAATGTTAAATTCACGCGTCTACTTGAACGTCTGAACCTGGTGGATTCTGATGAAACTAGGGAGCAAGGTGATCGTATAGTGCTGACAGATGATAATGAAACTTGGCTACAATTTGATCGTCTACAACTAACAGAGGATAATGAAATTTGGGAACAACTTGATCGTCTAGATTTGAGAGATTATAATGGAATTGCACAACAACTTGATCGTCTAGATTTGTACAATGAAACTGGACAACAACCTGATCGTGCAAATTTGTCAGAGAGTAATGAAACTTGGCAAGTCATTGACCGTCTACTTTTGACAAATCGTAATAAAACTTGGCAGGCTGAAATTGCTGGACAA agTACACTAAATCCAAATGCAGCTGAATTTGTACCAGCATTTAAGTCAGCGGTAACATCTGTAAGTACACCACCAGAAGTTACTACGGAATCATCATAG
- the Paip2 gene encoding polyA-binding protein interacting protein 2 isoform X3, which translates to MQTELPSFGSGSDCSSDTDITVYMDYQSEPETNTPEIENNDFSEYLWMENEEAFDEEVIQRLTEEELMEECEKAVSEDEKRNVKFTRLLERLNLVDSDETREQGDRIVLTDDNETWLQFDRLQLTEDNEIWEQLDRLDLRDYNGIAQQLDRLDLYNETGQQPDRANLSESNETWQVIDRLLLTNRNKTWQAEIAGQSTLNPNAAEFVPAFKSAVTSVSTPPEVTTESS; encoded by the exons ATGCAAACGGAACTACCAAGTTTTGGTTCTGGGAGTGATTGTTCAAGCGACACGGATATTACAGTATACATGGATTACCAGTCGGAGCCAGAAACGAACACACCAGAAATAGAGAACAATGATTTTTCGGAATATCTGTGGATGGAAAATGAAGAAGCATTCGACGAAGAG GTAATTCAACGATTAACGGAAGAGGAATTAATGGAGGAATGTGAAAAAGCAGTGTCTGAGGATGAGAAGCGTAATGTTAAATTCACGCGTCTACTTGAACGTCTGAACCTGGTGGATTCTGATGAAACTAGGGAGCAAGGTGATCGTATAGTGCTGACAGATGATAATGAAACTTGGCTACAATTTGATCGTCTACAACTAACAGAGGATAATGAAATTTGGGAACAACTTGATCGTCTAGATTTGAGAGATTATAATGGAATTGCACAACAACTTGATCGTCTAGATTTGTACAATGAAACTGGACAACAACCTGATCGTGCAAATTTGTCAGAGAGTAATGAAACTTGGCAAGTCATTGACCGTCTACTTTTGACAAATCGTAATAAAACTTGGCAGGCTGAAATTGCTGGACAA agTACACTAAATCCAAATGCAGCTGAATTTGTACCAGCATTTAAGTCAGCGGTAACATCTGTAAGTACACCACCAGAAGTTACTACGGAATCATCATAG